ggttcattttccaaattcctGGAAAAGCCATGGCTAGACCAgatctggaattccatctaggtctcttaTGTGTGGGAAAGTGACCCAGGCATTTGAACCAATACCTGAATGCTCATTGTCAGGAAGTGAGATGGATACCAGAGcggggactcgaacccaggtatGCTCAGAAAGGATATGGGTATATCAAATGACAGCTTACCTGCTGCACCATTCATGTTTTGAAAGTATTGTCTTTACAAAAAtctgcttttttccttttaaagaaattcttCACAGGTCAAACCACAAACAAATGTCAAAGCTGGTCTTTTCCGGGGACGCACTCTGGAGATTCCAGACATTACAGCCTGCTCAGTAATGTCTGAGAGCCAGACCAGCATTAACTGATCTATTTCTGTGTTCATGCTAGGAGACTGAATATATGTTAATCATGtaaataaagtgtgaaaacttagGGTGCTGGGTGGTGACGTATAAATGTATATCAAGAAGCTGAGTTGCAAAAACCATTGGCTATTTACTGGAATTACACACTCAATACCAAAACCTGAAGGAAAGAGCATGAATTGAAGATCTTTTCCTCATGACCTGGAAAATTGCATTTATCCACTAATGGAGGGTCCAATAGGGAATGCTGAGTCCTTGCCTTGGTGGAAATCTGTTTTTCAAGAATGATAACTCCCCCTGCACTGCCAAACTTTAGGTTTTTAAGAAGTCGTTTTAAAATGGTGACCACTTGCTGTGTTCACTCCACACCCACACCAGACCCACCATTTCTGTGTGGATTTGAGAGTTGCAAAATGTGTAGTGCAGCACCACTGCACGGAACGGGTGAAGTAACCGGCTCTTCTCCATCTTAGGCTTGCAAGGCTGCTGGACTGACTTCCGAAAATATGCTGTGATTTAAAGCAGAATAACTAAAGTCAAAGTTTACCTGTTCCtcttcttcttgtttttgttttgttttgtttttcgccAATCTGTTTCTTTTGATAATTACTTGGTAATTGCAATGCATCCTAACATCCATCTGCTTTGGCTTCTTGGGAAATAAATACCTGGTAGGGAGTACAGGGGAAGAGGAACTTGGTTCACCAGCTAAAGACAGCAACTTAGAAAAGTGTTTTAAAGCATAGTGGCCATCGTAAGATCCCTGACACACACCACTGATTATCAACTTTAGGTCTTCTCAGACACATCTCTTTCATAGGAAGGAAGAAactagacttttttaaaaaaaaaaaaaacacttttgaaCATCCACAAGAAGAGGTGATTCAGAAGCCAAGTTCCGAGGAACTTAAGGAAGATTTAACAAGGACATATTCCAGAAGCTGGTGGAGATTTTGGTTTCTacgttatcttttaaaatatgctgaAATCCAAGTTACAAGGAGTGTTTGGCCTAGAAAATGTTTCCCAGGAATCATGTATGCCTTTGCACTCCTCCTTTCTTCCAGCCTTGGGAATTGGAGGTTTGGAATATTTGCTCCTAAGTCTCTTCTTGCATCATGGGTTGGAATTAGCATTATTACTAGCAAAGAGATTATTTAAAAGTAGTGAAAAATGGCTATTTCCACTGTTTGAAGAACTCCCAGGGATTTTTCTTAACATTGCTAGATATGTAATAAAGGAGTCAGACAAAAGAATTacatgaatcaaaaaaaaaaaaaatctccattctACCTGGCACTATCCAGGAGGTAGTTTAGTGAACCCATTGTGAGCTCAGAGCTCGGCTGTATTTCATGGGATTCAACTTCATAAAGGAAAACTACAGTTACAGTCTTTCATTCCCCTTGGGCCTTTCTCTTTTATCTTTCTGTCCTATCACTTCAATAAAAGTAAGGctagaaaaagatgaagaaactaTCAGAGGTATCCATCCAATGTATTCATTTACAGACTTCATGAAAGATACTTGTATCCTAGTACCCATCATATCAGATTGTCATGACAGGCCTCAGAATCAAGAGActcagtgagagaaagagagagagagagagagagagagagagagagagagagagagagagagataaggaagATTTATAAGGTTTAATgccaaaagaatgaaaaagaaaaaaagaatcacttaTTTAAGGAGTTGCAATCTTGTATTTTTGACAGTATTAGATGAGAATACAATTTAAGTTTCCTATTTCTTAGAAAGCATTGCAGGGCAGAATAAATAGTATAAATAGACATAAAAaccaacagacacacagaaagatacagaccactttaaatttcattcatttatattcaacaaaaattacattttagtAAAAATAACCTAGATGGTAGATGCTGTAGCTTCCTGGGGAATAAGAATTATGTCATCCATGTATTTCTGGGGGACACACAATAGAGACTATGAAACACAAATTTTACATATAACAGGAACaagaatacattttagaaatctgATCAACCAATCAAAAATGCAGCCAACAAACTCAAGATAGCACCACCACTCTCAATAAATATAAAGCCCTTGGACTTATCAGATAATTTATTAGCTTGGAAACTATTGCAAAGATATTACTTCATTTGGGTTACTAATAAATCTCAGGAGTCTTGGAACATTCTCACATTTTGTGTAGCAAAGAATAGGCTTGACAGTCATGTATCACATTAAGTATAAGTTATTTAAGAGCCTAGCACCAGGATAAAACTATTGAAAGGAAATGACTGCTCATTGGATGACCCATTGGGTAGTTACAGCCTTTTATTCTAAGAATAAACCTCAAACTGACTCTCTTCCATGCATAGATTGTGAACAacttcagaaaatatttgaaacaagaAAAGAGCATTTCCTGTTGTGATAACAAGTACTACAAACTTCCTCTTCATTTTTATCTCACTCATGTCCAGAAGTTGTCCATAGAACATGTACAGAGATTACAATAAATGGATAGTGTAGAGGTTGCCTAAAGAACAAAGGAATGGATGGGTTTCCATTGAAATGTCTTTCTCCAGTTGTTCTTGTCAAAAAGGTATCAGTTCAACCAGGTTCCTTGAGTTGTTCCCCAGAGAGCCATGAGTCAGAGTGATGCTTTAGAACAAGGCAGAGAGAATAAGCGAAGTATTCCACTTTGGATTTGTTTGGTTTTAATGCTATAGATGATAGGGTTCATAAAAGGTGGGAAAAGGAAGTAAATGTAGCTCATTGTAATGTGGACCACATGAGGAGCATGCTTTCCAAACCTATGAATAAATGTAAGCCCAACTACAGTGATGTAGAAGACCAGGATGCAACAGATATGGGAGACACATGTGTTGAGAGCTTTGGCTCTTTCTTCTCCAGAAGCAATGCCCATGACAGTCTTGAGAATCAAAatataggagaaaaaaatgatgaggaaATCCAATAAAACCATCGCAAACACAACCACGACTGGATAGAGACGATTAAAGGTGATATCAGCACAAGCTAGCTTGATGACATCTTGATGTAGACAGAAAGCATGGGAGAGTACGTGGGATCGACAATAGGGAAACCAGTGTAGACGAATGATTATTGGCATAATTGATAGGCCAGCCCTTGTTAATACTCCCATTCCAATCCTCACTACCCGTGTATTGGTTAGGATGGAAGTATATCTTAAAGGGCTGCGAATAGCAATGAAACGGTCATAGGCCATTGCAAGCAAGACACCTGACTCCACAATAGAGAGTGTATGGATGAAGTAGGCCTGAGAGAAGCAGGGCCCACGGGCAATCTCCCTATGATTAAACCACAGAACACCCAGCACTGTTGGCATTGTGACCAAGGTCACTCCCAAGTCTGTAGCTGCCAGCATAGCTAAGAAATAGTACATAGGTTCATGGAGAGTATAGTCATCCCTAATGAGAAAGAGAAGGGTGCCATTGCCAAGGAGTATGGAAATGTAGGCCATCACTAATGGAATAGAGATCCAGTGATGTGCTTTCTCCatgcctgggaagccagtgagCAGGAATGGGGAGGCAGTGTTGTTCGTTCTCATCACCAAtatcacaaagaaacaaatattccTTTAGGTAATGTTCTTAAGTTGTTTACCAGTCTTGACTTCAGTGACAGCAAAGATgataatttattcttttctttgtgaCTTCTAAGTAAAGAACAGAATGTGTAAGAAGCAATTTCTAGATAATATTCCAAATTTACTATTCATAAGGTTACTGGAAAATACATTAGGGATATAATTATAATTTCAGAATAAAACTTGTTGATGCTTATGTAAATCATATAactcagaaaatgaagaaaacactaAAGAAGAAATGACTAGATTTGAATAATGCTGTAATAGTTTGCAGACTTACAGAATATGGTTCATGCTGCTCTTCATCTTGACTGGTGGTGTTAAGGATGAATGTCAAAGGTTTCCAGAGTATGCAAGACATAGTAGATTGTAGAAAACAGATTCTAAAGAGTGTTAGAAGAGCAGTTATGACAAATTATCctgcaaaacaaaaatcaataataaataagcatatacaaaaatacaataaagtgGACTTAGCAGAACTGAGTTCCTGATCGATACTTGGTACATGTGGGTAATCTCTAGAGGAACTGGAGATAATACAATGCCATGAGTGATGTGTGTGTCTGCAAAATAAACATCTGTGTTGTCTATTATTGTAATACTGTAGATATAGATGCActgtttaaaaatttgaattttttatagTATAGATACAGAAGTGAGCAATAAAATATGGATTTTAGGGTAACTTGTTGAGGGTGTTACTTGACAGAAATTTTATATCAAGCTACAGTTGTATGCTATCCatttggaaaaggaaagacagaaatttgTTATTTAGGGGTGATGCTGTTAAGCCTTTACCTCCTGCACCTGCATTCAATATGGGTGTCATTTCAagttccagcagctccaattACAATTTAACTCTTTGATAATATTCTGGGAAGATAGCAGAGGAggaaccaagtccttgggcctctgtatctacttgggagaccaggaagaacatcctggctttgaatcggtcctcctctggccattgcagcctgttgggggaatgaaccaggaaatggaagatcgctctgtctctccttctctgtaattctttcaaataaaataaattattttttaaagaagttggTTACTTAGGCAAACTTAAGGAGAATATTTCTTACAAGTGTAGAATCAAATGGTATTTAACCAAACCAGAAAGGCTCTGCCATTCTTTAAAGTTCCAGGATGCAATCTGTTGCTGAAGGTTAACATTTGGGAATGAATAAACTGTATATAGATGGCATCAACTAAGAAAATAGTACTACGTTACTATGATTGATGTATTCTACAAATGTCACATGCTGTGCAAAGAATGTCTTCTTGTAAATTTATACGTGATGAACAGGACCTCTTTTTATTCAAGAAAAATTCTTCCAAAATCACTAGATTTCATGgtcaaaatttaaatttcatcTCTGCTATTACATCACTTAACAGTGAGATCTGATTTCACCACATGTAATCAATACCAGTGATTTCTGCTCTTCTCAGCCATGCTTTTGATACAATGTACAAAAATAGACTACAGTTTTTGAAGGGGAAATCGTAAAGAGTGAATGACTCACTTTTGAGCTTTCCTTGCTGCTTGGAAGAGCCACTTTTCTGGAATGTGTGGTGGGTAGATATGATTATTCACCTGGAGATACATCAATCAAGTGATCTCTTTTAGGAAGACTGGGAAGCAGATACAAAATGATGGTGGAGTTTTAGAAGTTATGTTTGGCAGGAGGTGGAAGTATTAGAACTCATTTGAGAGCAGATAGAGAATGATGCATTCTAATGGCAAAGGGAAAAAGAGGGCTTGGTGAGTAAGGGTGGAGACTCAGACTCAGATGAAGAAGAAATTGATCTTGAATCAGTGAGACTGGAAGGTACAACAGGAAAAGCAGCTTAGTCATGAATGagtaagaaaaggaggaaaaacaaactTGCTCCTGTTAGTGAAAGTCTCCAAAAATACAGTTTATTCAGGATTAAATAAATAGGAACCACAAAAAGCTGTATGTATTTATTCAAGGTCTAGCTTTTTCCAAGTTTAACTTTGACTTAACATATCAGTCTCATGATCAGGTAATGACTTTCTCCAAAAAGTGTTTGCATCTCCAAGAACTACAGTTATTCCTTCTCATAAACTTGTAAAAGAGTTTGTACTTGCAATCTATCTGGTCTTCTAGGGAAAAAAGACTATGTGGGAAGTCAGACTCAAAattcagacaggaggagaaaaaggagtAGAAATACATAATTTCTCTTATCCTCCCTCCTGTTTGTTTCCATACATACTCTTGTTTGCCATTTTTGTTCTAAACATTTATTCTTGGCCTTGCTTTTTAAATCTGGGAAGGAACCTCTTGAAGAAACCATATTTCAGAGAAGTCAAAATGTCTTCAGGACCCATGTCTGTTTCCACCTCTCCTGGCAAATAACATTAGCCTCGTTCTCTTGCTGAGAATCAGCTCCCTGGTgcctataaacaaaaacaaaatcaaagcaaaacaaacaaacaaacagaaaaaacacaTCAGTGGGAAGACTCATCAGATACCCTCACTGACCTGGATTTAGTTTCTTCCCATCTTTAGTGCCATGTCATGAATCCTGAATGTTTCGTCTTGTGGAGACTTTCATCATATCACTCTCTTTGTAGAATGTGTGCAAAGACCTGGCTGGGTGGAACATTTACTTTGTAAGCGCCTCCCTAGGGATCATCCTTAATTTAGGTCcctcccttttccctccctctttctgtattttccttCTTGTTTGTATACTCAGCCTTGGGATTGGAGGCTTTGGCAGGAGTCCTGGTATTAGATTTTACTTGAAACCCATTGCAGGGAATGTGATTTTTATCTGTCAGAATAGTGAAGCAAAAGGAGACTTTGGGTTCTGCAGTGAAGCAGAGTCTTGGGGAAGCAAGAACTACAATCCATGTCCCTAGAACAAGGAATGTGTGAACATGAGAGAGGAGCAAGGCATCCGTTTCTGTGAAGCAAAGGAGTTTGCTGCATTCCACTTCCTTTCTCCAAGTCTTGATGTCTCACTGTCTCCAAAGTGAACCCACTGCTCTTTGCTGGAGCTCAGGCACAGCAAATGGAGCCACACACATAAAGAACTAACACACATTTCACAAAGGACCTGGAAATCAGTGTGTCAAAATTTGTCACTGTTTCCAGGAGAATGGACGTCTTAATACAGCAGTCAGTATATTGGACTGAGAGCACATCTCTGTTTCAACTAGAACCAGTTAATGAGAGCAGCTAGGTCAGAAAAACTGAAAGTAGAAAGTAAGAGACAAATTTTACATGTTAATTTTACATGTTAATTTTGCATTGAAGCCTGGGTGCAGAGAAAATGGTTCCATGGTTTAGGTACAAGGAGTTGGTGAAGTGGGGGACTTGATTATAATAAACCCAAGAAGAGTGGTCAGTGCAAGAAGGGAGGGACAGAATGCCAGCAGAAAATAGTGCAACAGGTGAGGGCCCAGTGGAGCAGAAGACACTGGAGCTGACAGATCTGTGGGCACATGAGCTTTcacaaagtttgtgaaaatgtgcttcatgaaaaaattaaatgtggctttaataattatttagcattaaaaacttatcttttaaactCAAAactgttattttattgtttgtatatataatatattatattgtgaaaaaaatatatatataacagataTTTAGATCTGTCATGTAAAGTGCTTAGTGAAAATAAGCCAAAATTAATATATCATCTGCCTTGAagattctgggaaaaaaaaaacactttgaagtTCACTCAGCTGTTGGTGGAATTCAGCTCCTGTGGCTGTAAGTGTGGGTTCTctgaactttctttttaaatttttgcttccAGGTGGTCAGCTGGAACTCTCTCTTTGCTCCTAGAAGCTGCCTGCCTGTGACTTCCCATATTTTAACCAGGCAACTACATCTCAAATCCTTCTCAAACATCAAATCTGTCCAGGTTCCTAAACAGTGTGGTCTGCTTTGGTAAGACGATGGTGCCAATGCCCAACAGTATGAAGCTTTAGAAGACAAAGAAGGCTGAAATCTAAGGGTGAGATGTCTTCATGGAATCTATCAGTAGGAAAGTAGAGGAACTAATGTGAGACCACATGGCGGATCCCCGAGCAGAAACAAAACTCTCCCAGCATGCTCTCTTTAGTAGAAACATAATTTGTGccacatttgtaatttttaagaaagcatttatctatttacttatttgaaaggcagagttacagggtgagaggtaaataggaaaaaaaaaaaaaaacccgagagagagagagagagtttccatctgctggatctcATTCCAGATGGTTGCAGTGGCAAGCCCTAGGCCAGGGGCTGAAGCTATGACCGAGGAGCTTCAGAAGTGGTCCACATTGACCAGAGCTATGCAGACTTTCTTTACCCTGGACACATGCACCCCTTCATAAACAGCCTCAAGACAAAGTAAATTCAGAGAAGCAGAATCAGGAGTATGGCTGGTGTCCCCGTTGTCTCACTTCTGACCTAGAGTCCTGCTAAGAACATGTGAAAAGCTACTGAAGATCACCCAGGtactggagtccctgccacccatgcagctGGCACGAATGAAGTACCTGGCTACAACCTCAGctgactcagcaccagccattgtgcccagttgggaagtgaacctggagttggaagatctctctgtaactctttccacCTTCTGAATTCTggcttacaaacaaacaaacaaacaaatctttagaaaagtttCTCTGCCAGGATCTACTGCccttctcatttttctcatttttcttagtTTAATTAACACTTTTGGAAGTAGCAACAAGGAAGTCATGAAGCAACTATAGCAATTTATACATTATGATAAATATGTTCTTTCTAGCATCCATTAGATTTTTTGTGAAAGGAAGATTTCTCCTATTAGAAAACTTACCTGTGCTGATTTGCATTTAATGATACACGTACCCAACTATTCTAgttgttttttatcttttatttttaaagatttattattattggaaagccggatatacagagaggaggagagacagagaggaagatcttccatcctatgtttcactccccaagtgagccgcaacgggccagtgtgcaccgatccaatgccgggaacctggaacctcttccgggtctcccacgcgggtgcagggtcccaatgcattgggccgtcctcaactgctttcccaggccacaagcagggagctggatgggaagtggagctgccgggattagaaccggtgcccatatgggatgccggagcgttcaaggtgagggctttagccactaggccacgccgccgggccctgttttataTCTTTTTCCTAAACGTTCTGATCAGTTTTTTCTTTAGATCTGTAAGAGAGTTCCAGATACTTCCTGTGGTAAGGAACAAACTAAGACCCTCAACACTTGAATTTTTTGCATTGGCTGTGTCCTGGTATTTTTATCTCATTGTGGTCCATATTGCCATGAGCTGcgtcttctctctttcctctattTATGAATCCTCCCATCATTAAGACAAAGTAAGTTAGAGAAGCATAATTCATCTATTCTCTGGGCACAACAGGGATTGTTATTATTATAGGTTCTTGGTATCTTCATAATTTCCTGGTCCTTTGAATTGAAAAAGAGTTTAATTTTAGGACCAATTTCTTTTTTACAAGAGgttaattttacaaaaattaatgctgacaaaaataacaaatttatcTCACTGGACCTGTAATAAAATAGACAATATTCTCAATACAAACAAAATAAGCTTTGTAAAAACCATTTGAGATGGAGATGAGCATAGTGGCACAGCGAATTTAGGCACCATTTGAATCACCTGAATGCCATAATAGACTGCTGACATAAGCCCCCAGTACTCTGCTTTCTGTTCAGTCTCTCTGCAATATGCacggaaagcagaggatgattcaagtgcttctgttgctgcttccttaatgggagacccagacagactcctggctcctagctttgacctggtccaacaGTAATTGTTGGTCTCTAAggcatgaaccagtgagtggaaaatctctgtgtctttccctagGTCTCTACTACTGTAACTTTCACATAAACAAGCAActcctttaaaaatatgaaatgtccTTCACTTGCTTACCTGTTAATAAATTCACTTAGGTTTCAATGAattagaattgatttttttttcaggacttatttatttttcttgtaaagacagatttacagagagaaggagagacaaagatcttccatccattgattcactcctcaagtggccgcaacagctgaagctgagctgatccgaagccaggattcaggagtttcttttgagtctcccatatgggtacagggtcccaaggtcttgggccattcttaactgttttcccaggccacaagcagggagcttgatggaaagtagagcagccagaacacaaactgttgcccatatgaatcctggcgcatgcaaggcaaagatttagccactaggccagtgtGCTGTACTCTAGAACCGATTTTTCTAAAGAAATGGTAAAGACAAACACACAGTTGGAGTTCAAAAAGTCAAGGCCCAACAAAGGCGTTTATGatccctgaaagtagctggtttTCCTTTAATCTTGGAGAAATACAATGGACAGCACAGACTAAGTTAACCAACTACTGATGTTGCTGCGGATACTGGGAATCAATATCAACGTCCTGGCATCCCCACACTtgtgtgtatttaatttttcaggttttctcatctgttttTGAGGAAACACTCAAAAATCCTAAAGATATTGCTCAAGTGGCAAACTGCttccagaaagaggagagacaaggatgaAGCGGTGCTCTCTTGGGGATCTGAAAAGATGGCATTCTCTGGGGAAATTCCTACATTTATTATAAATTCTCCAATCTTGCTCCTGTAACAGTCTCAGAGAAAACAGTCTCTCGATTGGGCAGGAGGATTTTCCTGTTCCAGTACAAGACTGTGGATTGAGTGAATGccagaaacagaaggaaggagtAATTCATCTGCCTTCTGATGTTTCATGCAGTCAAGTGAAGACTGGTTTCCCAGAAGCTTGAGTGGCAGAACATACTCCATCCATCTGGTGTTACCAACATCTGTAAGACAGATTTCTTCATTCTAACAAATGAGTCATAGCGGGTTTGGAGGTCTTCATGTTTGGTCATGGACAGGCTTTAGGAAAAATGATCTTTTTAGACTAAATGTAGCATCATTTACTCTTACTTTTCCTAGTTTATGATATATAGGTATTGTAGAATTTTGCTTGCACTGATATTCAATTTAAAAACAACcaagaaaactttttaaacaaaaatctatGCCTCTAtcatgattttgaaataaaaatttgaacCAATTTAAACATAACAGAAAAGTCTGAAACAAAGCTCAGTGATCATCTAGCTTATCAAAATCATTATCTACTTGTAGTAATTATTgggttttgttaaaaaaaattgcttcccAAATTTTTCAGTAACATAACAGTGAGGCacaatattgcttaaaatattattttcacttgaaaatgtCATCCATTAGCCCTAATTTCCATAACTTAGGCATGCTTTCTCATACTTAGAGCAGCCTGATTCTCTTATTCTTCTGCATAAAACAGTTACAGATTAGTCATCCCTTGGTACCTATATTTTGATGGAGGATGCTGCCATACACTCCCACAAAGAAGAACTGAAAACTGAAAAAGCTGGACTCTGAGGCTTTTAAAGTCTATAAACCTGCTCTCACCCTGGGGATACACTATGTGGTTCAACGTGAGTTCAGCACCCTTCCTACTGACTGGCTTCCCAGGCCTGGAGGCAGCTCACCACTGGATCTCCATCCCCTTTTTCGCCATCTACATCTCTGTGCTCCTTGGCAACACTTTGCTCCTCTACCTAATCAAAGATGACCACAGTCTCCATGAACCCATGTACTACTTCCTGGCCATGCTGGCTGCAACAGACCTCATGGTGACACTCACTACGATGCCCACTGTGATGGGTGTGTTGTGGTTGAATCGCAGGGTGATGAGTCACGGGGCCTGCTTCTTGCAGGCCTACTTCATTCACTCTCTTTCCATTGTAGAATCTGGTGTCTTGCTTGCCATGGCCTATGACCGTTATATTGCCATCTGCACCCCTCTAAGGTACAACTCTATCCTTACTCACTTCCAGGTGATGAAGATAGGACTAGGGGTAATAATGAGGGGCTTTTTATCCCTTGTGCCCCCAATTACACCACTCTTTTGGTTTCCATACTGCCGTTCTCATGTTCTTTCCCATGCCTTTTGCCTCCACCAAGATGTCATGAAACTTGCCTGTGCAGATATTACATTTAATCGCATATACCCAATTGTTCTGGTTGCTTTGACCTTTTTCCTGGATGTTTCTGTTATTGTCTTTTCCTATATCCTAATCCTTAAGACAGTTATGGGCATTGCTTCCAGAGAGGAGCGAGCCAAGGCCCTCAACACATGTGTCTCCCATATTAGCTGTGTCCTGGTATTTTATATCACTGTCATTGGTCTGACCTTCATCCACAGGTTTGGGAAACATGCACCTCATGTGGTCCACATCATCATGAGCTATGTctactttctctttcctcctttcatgAACCCTATCATATACAGCATCAAAACCAAGCAGATTCAGAGGAGCATAATTAGCCTATTTTCTTGATACAGTTAGGCTTGATCAATGCATAGTTACAGAATCTTGAACTTTTGAGTATTTCCTAATCCTTTGATGATTGGACTTTATTAATATTAgatagattttcattttatgaaaaaatgtaAACTAAG
The sequence above is a segment of the Ochotona princeps isolate mOchPri1 chromosome 4, mOchPri1.hap1, whole genome shotgun sequence genome. Coding sequences within it:
- the LOC101521813 gene encoding olfactory receptor 51B6, giving the protein MRTNNTASPFLLTGFPGMEKAHHWISIPLVMAYISILLGNGTLLFLIRDDYTLHEPMYYFLAMLAATDLGVTLVTMPTVLGVLWFNHREIARGPCFSQAYFIHTLSIVESGVLLAMAYDRFIAIRSPLRYTSILTNTRVVRIGMGVLTRAGLSIMPIIIRLHWFPYCRSHVLSHAFCLHQDVIKLACADITFNRLYPVVVVFAMVLLDFLIIFFSYILILKTVMGIASGEERAKALNTCVSHICCILVFYITVVGLTFIHRFGKHAPHVVHITMSYIYFLFPPFMNPIIYSIKTKQIQSGILRLFSLPCSKASL
- the LOC101530387 gene encoding olfactory receptor 51B2-like, producing MWFNVSSAPFLLTGFPGLEAAHHWISIPFFAIYISVLLGNTLLLYLIKDDHSLHEPMYYFLAMLAATDLMVTLTTMPTVMGVLWLNRRVMSHGACFLQAYFIHSLSIVESGVLLAMAYDRYIAICTPLRYNSILTHFQVMKIGLGVIMRGFLSLVPPITPLFWFPYCRSHVLSHAFCLHQDVMKLACADITFNRIYPIVLVALTFFLDVSVIVFSYILILKTVMGIASREERAKALNTCVSHISCVLVFYITVIGLTFIHRFGKHAPHVVHIIMSYVYFLFPPFMNPIIYSIKTKQIQRSIISLFS